A single genomic interval of Arachis duranensis cultivar V14167 chromosome 7, aradu.V14167.gnm2.J7QH, whole genome shotgun sequence harbors:
- the LOC107457780 gene encoding uncharacterized protein LOC107457780: protein MKKLCRNLDREDGLETVLEVPIPEEIFSSKNRAWQNMKSWMKPNAEPTSSSSSVFGGKTTEIQLLLGVIGAPLLPFPISSHNNNQPIISHNIKHHNNIEGSMAKYIVKQYVAAVGGERALNSVESMYAMGQVRVGSSEFWGGEEGVMKKKKKKKRTTKEVAAAAGEMGGFVVWQKKPELWCLELVVSGYKISAGSDGKVAWRQTPWHHSHASRGPPRPLRRLIQGIDPRSTANLFNNSICIGEKTVNNEECFTLKLEAESASLKARSSSNVEIIQHTLWGHFSQRTGLLVQLQDSYLLKLKSSPSSQSGDAPVFWETNMESLIQDYRAVDGIQIAHAGKTSVSLSRFGAEGPNGFSRTRMEETWKIEEVDFNIKGLSMECFLPPSDLKRGEQHKAGEVATTITTTSTTSNNNNNNANNKLPFKIRQASFKISASKVAAVNLDDSTDESESDEDAMIQE, encoded by the exons atgaaGAAGTTGTGTCGGAATCTTGATCGAGAGGATGGGCTTGAAACTGTGCTTGAAGTCCCGATTCCAGAAGAGATTTTCAGCAGCAAGAACAGGGCATGGCAGAACATGAAGTCATGGATGAAGCCAAACGCTGAAcccacatcatcatcatcatcagtatTCGGAGGCAAAACTACAGAGATCCAACTATTGTTGGGTGTTATTGGAGCACCATTACTCCCCTTCCCTATAAGTTCTCACAACAACAACCAACCCATCATCTCTCACAACATCAAACACCATAATAACATT GAGGGTTCAATGGCGAAATATATTGTAAAGCAGTACGTGGCAGCAGTGGGAGGAGAAAGAGCTTTAAACTCGGTAGAAAGCATGTATGCAATGGGTCAGGTGAGGGTAGGGAGCTCAGAGTTCTGGGGAGGGGAAGAAGGTgttatgaagaagaaaaagaaaaagaagaggacgACAAAGGAGGTGGCTGCGGCGGCGGGGGAGATGGGAGGGTTTGTGGTGTGGCAGAAGAAGCCGGAGTTGTGGTGCTTGGAGCTGGTGGTTTCCGGTTACAAGATAAGTGCCGGCAGTGATGGAAAAGTTGCTTGGAGGCAAACACCTTGGCATCATTCTCATGCCTCTAGAGGGCCCCCACGACCACTTAGGCGTTTGATTCAG GGTATTGATCCAAGATCCACTGCCAATCTTTTCAACAACTCAATATGCATTGGCGAGAAGACAGTGAACAATGAAGAATGTTTCACACTAAAACTAGAAGCAGAGTCAGCATCACTTAAAGCAAGAAGCAGCAGCAATGTAGAAATAATCCAACACACACTATGGGGCCATTTCAGCCAGAGAACAGGCCTTCTTGTTCAATTACAAGACTCCTACTTGCTCAAACTCAAGTCCTCGCCGTCATCCCAATCCGGCGACGCGCCCGTATTCTGGGAAACCAACATGGAGTCCCTAATACAAGACTACAGAGCCGTGGACGGCATCCAAATCGCGCACGCCGGGAAGACATCCGTGTCGTTGTCAAGGTTCGGAGCCGAGGGGCCGAATGGTTTTTCTAGGACAAGAATGGAAGAGACATGGAAAATTGAAGAAGTGGATTTTAATATTAAAGGCTTGTCCATGGAATGTTTCTTGCCACCTAGTGATTTGAAGAGAGGTGAACAACATAAAGCAGGGGAAGTGGCTACCACCATTACTACTACTTCTACTAcaagcaacaataataataacaatgctaATAATAAGTTGCCATTTAAGATTCGACAAGCTTCTTTTAAGATTAGTGCTTCCAAGGTAGCTGCTGTTAACTTGGATGATTCAACTGATGAAAGTGAAAGTGATGAGGACGCAATGATCCAAGAGTGA